A genomic stretch from Sphingobacterium sp. ML3W includes:
- a CDS encoding MBL fold metallo-hydrolase: MKNVGWIILGMLLIVLVSGLLYYFVHPMFGGSFKGTRLERMKQSPNFRNGVFHNLEVTPSLKSDVNVVSLMWDFLFNKKPGLKPLGVLPALKCDLKNLPSQDLLIWFGHSSYLLKIDGKLLLVDPVFSENASPVPGSNKAFKIAVDYTVADFPKIDYLFISHDHYDHLDYETIIKLREKVGQVICGLGVGAHFESWGYKTEQIVEGDWYDQVNLVPDFQVTFTPARHFSGRRITRNNTLWTSFVLKTSKYNLFLGGDSGYGKHFKTIGERFGPFDLAILENGQYNDAWHYIHSLPEEWGLETKDLQAKVTMPVHSSKFALAMHGWKEPMEKFYETAQKEHSKLITPKIGELVSLNKLDTIYSPWWRDVN; encoded by the coding sequence ATGAAAAACGTTGGATGGATTATTTTAGGGATGCTATTGATTGTCTTAGTCAGTGGGTTGCTCTATTACTTTGTCCATCCAATGTTTGGCGGAAGCTTTAAAGGTACACGATTGGAGCGGATGAAGCAATCGCCGAATTTCAGAAATGGTGTATTTCATAACCTAGAGGTGACACCGTCCTTGAAGAGTGATGTAAACGTCGTCTCTTTAATGTGGGATTTTCTTTTCAATAAAAAACCGGGGCTGAAGCCATTAGGTGTATTACCAGCCCTAAAATGTGATCTAAAAAATCTGCCATCACAAGATCTTCTGATATGGTTTGGCCACTCATCCTATCTACTGAAGATCGATGGTAAATTATTGCTTGTAGACCCTGTATTCAGTGAAAATGCTTCACCCGTTCCGGGGAGTAACAAAGCGTTTAAAATCGCAGTGGATTATACAGTAGCAGACTTCCCCAAAATAGATTATCTATTTATTTCCCATGATCATTATGATCATCTTGATTATGAGACCATCATCAAACTGCGTGAGAAGGTAGGTCAGGTCATCTGTGGTTTGGGGGTAGGCGCGCATTTCGAATCCTGGGGTTATAAAACAGAACAAATTGTCGAAGGCGATTGGTATGATCAGGTAAATCTTGTGCCTGATTTTCAGGTAACTTTCACCCCTGCTAGACATTTTTCCGGACGCAGAATCACGAGAAACAATACCCTTTGGACTTCCTTCGTGCTAAAGACTTCAAAGTATAATTTATTTTTAGGAGGTGATAGTGGTTATGGAAAACACTTTAAGACAATCGGTGAACGGTTTGGGCCATTTGACCTGGCTATTTTAGAAAATGGGCAGTATAATGATGCTTGGCATTATATTCACTCTTTGCCTGAAGAATGGGGACTTGAAACCAAAGATCTGCAAGCTAAAGTCACTATGCCTGTCCACTCTTCAAAATTTGCTCTGGCCATGCACGGGTGGAAGGAGCCGATGGAGAAGTTCTATGAGACCGCTCAAAAGGAACACAGTAAACTTATTACCCCGAAGATAGGGGAACTGGTTTCTCTGAATAAGCTGGATACCATATATTCCCCTTGGTGGCGGGACGTCAATTAA